The following DNA comes from Archaeoglobaceae archaeon.
GAAAGAAATTAATGGAAGAAGATTTAGCAAAAAGGCACTCAATTGAGAATGAGGTGGTTATATGATAGAGCTGATAAAGAAGCTGAGCAATGCTCATGGTATAAGTGGTTTTGAAGACGAATTGAGGGAGATAATAAAAGCTGAAGTGGAGAGATTTGCCGATGAAGTCAGAGTAGACTCGATGGGAAACCTAATAGCAACAAGAAATGGTTCTGAGCTCGAAATGATGATCTCCGCTCACATGGATGAGATAGGTTTTGTAGTAAAGCAGATCGATGATAAGGGCTTTATAAGATTCGCACCAATAGGTGGCTGGTTTTCGCAGATAGCTCTAGCCCAAAGGGTAATTTTATATGGAAAAAAGAAAGTTCATGGGGTTATAGGCTGTAAGCCCCCACATCTGATGAAAGATGAAGAGAGAAAGAAGGCCATTGAGATCAGCGACATGTTTATCGATGTGGGTGCTAAGAACAAAGAAGAAGTCTTTAATCTCGGAATAAACGTTGGAACTCCGATTGCCCTTGATAGAGAAGTTGCGATGCTTGCCAACAACAGAATCACAGGTAAGGCTTTTGATAACCGTGTGGGCCTGGCAGTTGCGATCGAAGCCTTTAGAAAGAGCAAAAGCAGGGCAACAATTCAATTTGTAGCCACTGTTCAGGAAGAGGTTGGGTTAAAGGGTGCCAAAACTTCTGCTTTTTCAATTGAGCCCGACGTTGCAATTGCAGTGGATTCCTGTGTGTCTGCAGATTTTCCAGGGAGTGAAAGTGCTCATATGGACATTGGATTAGGGAGAGGGCCAGTTATCACAGTGGTTGATGCTTCGGGGCGGGGATTGATAGTCTCACAGACTGTTCTCAGATGGCTAAAAGAAACAGCTGAGAAATACCGGATTCCTTATCAGCTGGAAGTTGCTGAAGGCGGAACAACGGATGCAAGTGCAATAAATCTAACAAAATCTGGAATACCTGCAGGGGTGATAAGCATACCGGCGAGATACATCCACAGTCCCGTGGAGGTAGTGGATTTGATCGACGTCGAAAATGCGGTTGAGCTTGTGGTAAGGGCTACTGAAACCGTGGAAGAATACTTCGGAGTGAGAAAATGAAGCTCTGGATGATTGGGGCATATGGCATTGTATCAACCACAGCCATGGCAGGTGCAAAGGCTATAGAAAATGGATTGGTGGATAAGACAGGACTTGTGACAGCTTTGCCTTATTTTAAATTGCTTGACGAAGTGGTCCCATTTGAGTTCGATTTCGGAGGTCACGAAATCCGCATGCTACCAAATGCCTTTGTAGCCCTAAAAGAGCACTGGGATCAGAACAAACACTTTGAATATGAACTACTCGAAAAAGTTCAGAAAGATCTAAGTGAGATTGTTGCAAAAAAGGGAACTGCATTGAATTGTGGTAGCGGGCTCATGGCTTTGGGAAGTCTTCAAACTCTTGAAGACGAAAATTTGAGCTTGAGAGAAATTGTGGATAGGATTTGCAGGGATATGAAGGAATTTGCTGACAGGAATACGGTTGTTGTTAATGTGGCATCCACTGAACCTTTGCCAAAATTGAACGAGAAGTTTCACACAAGTATTGAAGGCTTTGAAGAAATGCTCGATGAGGATAGAAAAGAGTTTGCGACCGCCAGCATGCTTTATGCTTATTCTGCTATTAAACTTGGACTTCCGTATGCAAACTTTACTCCAAGCGTTGGTTCTTCAATTTTGGCCCTGAAAAAGCTTGCTGAAGAGAAAAATGTGCCCCACGCTGGGAATGATGGCAAGACCGGAGAAACTCTTGTTAAAACTACGCTTGCACCCATGTTTGCGTATAGAAATTTGAAGGTTGAGGGCTGGATGAGCTACAACATCTTGGGAGACTATGACGGCAAGGTTTTGGCTGCAAAGGATAACAAAGAGAGCAAAATATTAAGCAAGGATAGGGTTCTTGAAAAAGCCTTAGGTTATACCCCCTTTAGCATAACCGAGATTGAGTTTTTCCCAAGCCTTGTTGATAACAAAACAGCATTCGACTTTATACATTTCCGAGGATTTTTGGGTAAGCTTATGAAGTTCTATTTTATATGGGATGCAATAGATGCGATCGTTGCAAGTCCACTCGTGCTGGACATCGCCAGACTTTTAATATTTGCAAAGAAAAACGGAGTTGGTGGTGTGGTCAAGGAACTTGCATTCTTTTTCAAGAGTCCAATGGACTGTGAAATTGTTAACACTCACGAACAATTCGAAATACTTAAAAAATGGTTTAATCAACTTGCAAGGGCGTAGTTATACTCCTTGAATTTTTCGATCAGCTTTATCTTCTTCTCGCTATCTGCTAAGGCATGTTCAAGAACTTCTTCAATTCTCGAAACTGGTATGATTTCGATTTTTCCTTCATGTTCTGAGTCGAGCAAAACATCGTCAGAATTTCCCTTCGGAATTATGACCTTCTTTAATCCTGCCTGAATTGCTGCCTCGATCTTCTGAGTCACACCACCAACTGGAAGCACATCACCACGCACGGAAAGACTTCCTGTCATCGCAACAGATTGATCTACCGGAATATTCTCTATTGCAGAGATTACAGCAGTTGCAACACTTATGCTTGCTGAATCACCTTCAACACCCTCATAAGTGCCGACAAACTGGATGTGAATGTCGAAGTTCGACGTGTCCTTTCCTATTATCTTCTTTATGATTGCTGAAACGTTCATTACAGCCTCCCTTGCAATTTCCTGAAGCCTTCCAGTTGCAATAACCTTTCCTTCGGATTTGCTCATTGCTGGCGTTATTTCCGCAATTATTGGTAGAACTATTCCTGCACTTTCGCCAATAACTGCAAGACCGTTAACTCTACCGACTTCATAGCCCTCTGTAAGGAAAAGCTTGTAGTCCTTTCTTCTCTCTATGTATCTGTCCGCGAGTTGTTCTTCCACAGTCTTTGCAATTTTCTTTGCCTTAAGCACGTGTTCAAGTCTAACAATCTCAGCCCCTTCACTTTTGGCTATGTCTCCAGCAGTCCTTATCAATCCTCCCAGTTCTCTAAGTCTAAGAGTTAGGTGGTTTCTTCTTCCCGCTCTTCTCATCGCCTCTCTTACTATTTCGGCAACTGCGAACTTGTCAAAATGTGGAATCTTACCGTCTTTAACAACTTCCTGAGCAACGAACCTTACAATTTTCTGTCTGTTCTCTGGAGTATCGGGCATTGTGTCGTTCATGTATATCTCGTAGCCATATCCTTCAATTCTGCTTCTTAGAGCGGGATGCATTCCCATCAGGGCATCAAGGTTTCCAGCAGCTACAAGAATAAAATCACACGGCACGGGCTCGGTGCGAACCATTGCACCGCTACTCCTCTCGCTCTGACCAGTAATCGGAAACTTTTTGTCCTGCAAAGCTGTCAGCAGTTTTTGCTGTGATTCAATTGTAAGGGTATTAATCTCGTCAATGTAAAGAACACCTTTATGAGCTCTGTGGATCGCTCCGGCTTCAACTCTTTCATGTGCAGGAGTCTCAAGGCCACCGCTCTGGAAGGGGTCATGTCTCACGTCTCCGAAAAGAGCTCCTGCATGTGCTCCTGTTGCGTCTTCGAATGGGGCAGTCTTTCTTTCAGAGTTATCGACCAACAGCTTGGGAACGTTTCTTTCTTCTCGTGGAATAAAATATCTCGAGACCATTAAAAGAAGTAAACCTGCTATCAATCCCCAGATAAAATTTTTAGGATCCACTATAGCGACATACAGAATTACCATGAAAATCAGAGTAATTACCATGAAATTCCTTGCCTGCGCTTTTTTCATTGCTTCCTGTTTGTAGGCTTCGACAATTTCTTTACCTTTTCCTGCAGGAACGAGTTTTATCTTTGGCTGGTTTGGATCTTGGGGATTCGGGTAGCAGAGTATATCTTCAAGCTCTTCCTTGGGCAAAAGCTCTGCCATCGCCTTTGCAAGCATTGATTTTCCTGTGCCTGGAGAGCCAATGAGCATTACATGTCTTTTTTGAACTGCAGCCTTCTTTATCGCTTCAACAGCGTGATCTTGCCCGATAACTTGATCAATTAATTTTTCTGGAACTTTTATCTCCCGTGTATCCTCAAACTCCAGACCGCCCAGCAGTTCTTTTATCTCGTTCATCTTCACAAATAGTATTTCACCAAAGTTAAAATATCTATCCAAATTTACACACTTTAAGGAACCATACCTCGAGTTTTAAACAGCGTTCTGCTTCGCATTCAAGTTCTAAACAGCCATAACATGGTGGAAGCCTCGCAATTTGCTCCATTCTGTCCATTACTGTTCTTAAATCGAGCCTATCCTCTTCCGCTTTCTTCTCTTCGAATTTTGAAGAAACTATTTTGAAAGTCTTTACACCGTCGACTACCACTTCAACTCTTCGAATTAATCCCTCTTTTTCGAGCTTTCTCAAAATCCTTGAGCACTTACTACTGTCGATTTTAAGCTCTTTCCACAAATCCTTCTGTAAAATCTCTCCTTTTTGGTCAAGAATTTTCAAAATTTCTTCTCTTGTATCTACAATCTGAAAATCGGTCATTCTTGTGGCTTTATAATTACCACGTTGTTTCCTCTGAGCACAATTTCGCCAAGATTTCTGAGTTTCTCATCTCCCTTGCATTCCATTGCGTTCGTTAGGAAGAGGTTCATATATTCGTCCACTCCTTCAAGCTTGCCAACTAATTCGTGTTCTTCACCTTTCATCTCCACTCTGATCACTTTTCCGATAAGGGACTTCACCATTTGGTTCGGTAGCATCTTTATCACCTCCCAAAGTGAAAAAAGTATATATCAACTACCTATAAAAGCTTTGCTGATGATTCTTGTTACGGGTGGCGCGGGGTTTATAGGGAGTCATCTCGTTGATAGGCTTGTAGAAATTGACAGAGTAGTTGTTCTTGATAACCTTTCAACCGGTAGAAGGGAATTTGTTAACGATGACGCAGAATTACACGTCGTGAATCTTGCAGAAGATGATTTGACCAATTTTTTAAAAGGTGCAGATGAAGTTTGGCATTTGGCAGCAAATCCAGATGTAAGGATGGGTGTTGATAAGCCTGATGATATCTACAAGAACAATGTCGTGGCCACATATAGACTTCTTGAAGCTATGAGAAAAGCAAATGTGCGAAAAATCATCTTTACGTCTACATCCACAGTTTATGGTGAGGCAAAGCAAATTCCAACTCCAGAAGAGCACCCAACACATCCGATAAGCATTTATGGAGCTTCAAAACTCGCTTGTGAGGCTTTGATAGAGTCATACTGTCATACTTTTGATTTTCAGGCATACATATATAGATTTGCGAATGTTATCGGGAAAAGGAGCACTCATGGTGTTATCTATGATTTTATAAAAAAGTTGAGGGATAATCCAGCAGAACTCGAAATTCTGGGGAACGGAGAGCAAAATAAGTCATACATCTACATCGAGGATTGCATTTCAGCAATGTTTGTCGGATTAAAGGCTAAAGGGAAAGTAAACATCTTTAACATCGGTTCTGAGGACCAGATTAAAGTGAGGAGGATCGCGGAGATTGTTGCGGAGGAGATGGGTCTAAATCCAAAGTTTAGATTTACAGGCGGAGATCGTGGTTGGAAGGGCGACGTTCCGATAATGCTTCTCTCTATAGACAAACTGAAAGCTTTGGGCTGGAAGCCAAAACTTGGAAGTGAAGAAGCGGTTAGAAAAACTGTTAGAGACCTTTTAGATGAAGAGCACTGAAAATAGGACTGCAAATATTCCCGTGAGGAAAATCCCGTCAAAAGTTCCTGCTCCGCCTATGCTTATAACACCATAACCCACCTTTTCGATCTCTTTAAGATGAAGGATATCCGCTCCGAAAAGCGTTGAAAGCACACCAATGAGGAATGAAAGCTTCGGCAGAAGTATCATAGGAGCATCTGAGAGGCTAAGCGCAATATAACTCGCTATAGTTGCGATTATCGGAGGAATTAGCATCGGGATTACTATTCCAACACCCACAATTGGTCTGGCAAATCCGTAGATTATGATGGAAGAAAGCAAGAAAGCACCAATAAGAAAGAGGGGCGAAATAAGATCGTATATGTCCAGAAGAAGTTTCATTGAAAGAATGACTGGAATAACACACCCCCCAATATTCACCGCCACAATGAGCTTTTTTCTACTCCGGATAGAGTATATGAATCCAAAGATCTCGTATCTCTGCACGAGCTCGATACCTCTTCTCTGGTATAGTGGAACATTGATGAGACTTCCTATTACGATCATACCGAGCAATAGAAGAGATTTTTCGCTATCAACACCGAAAAGAAGTCTGAAAACTGCAGAACCCGTGAACACAAATACGAGTATCAGAAAGGGAACAACGATAAGGATCAAAAATAGTGGTAGTATTATGGGAGGGAAAATGTAGTCCCTCACATTCTCAGCTTCCTCTTGTCGATTACAATGTAATCTTTTAGGGCATGAACGCACTCAAATGGGATTATATACATGTCCTCTTCTTTTCTAAGCTCAGGAATTTCGTTTGTTGGCTTTACAACCAGATTCATTAATGCACCTGTTTTAAAATCAACCGTTATATTGTAGAGAGTGCCAACAACAGTTCCGTCAGTCAAAACCACGGTTTTTCTTGAAAGACTTCTCGCCGGTATTTTCATTTTTATCACCCTTCCGTTGGTGTGTTCGCAAAAATATAAAAATTTTGCTATTACATTAAACTTCTTTACCAACTATTATCCCATCCTTTGTTCTTACGACTTCGAATTTAACGAAATCTCCAATCTTTCTCTCGCTAATTACCGCGACACTCCAGTTATTGGAGATGCAGAGCTTTTCCCCATACATCCTACCTTCTGCAACTATTTTTCCTGAATATATCTCTCCTTTTTTGAATGGTGGCTTTAATGAAGGTCTTTTTTCAATTCCAAAATCTTCTGGTCTCAAAATAAGCTTTACACCATATTCTTTTTCATATTCAGCTAACTTTTTATAAAATTCTTCAAAAGACATACTCTTCCCAACTCTTCTTCCAAAACGATAAGGAATATACTTCTGAATTCCGAGAGGTGGATACCTTTTCCCGGCACCGATATTCAGTGCAAACTCTATTAATTTTGGTATCTCCTCCTCATTATAGCCTGGGACCCAGACAGGGGCTATAAGCAAGTCTATTTTGCTGTTTGCAATAATTTCGGCTATTTCGAGAACTTTCTTCAGCGGGTAACCGGGATGAAGTTTTTTTGCCGTATTCTCGCTTAGGGCACTGATTGAGAGGTTTATTCTACTCATTTTTCCTTCAAGCTCGGATATTCTTTTTTCGTTTAGCGGAATTCCATTTGTCTGCATTGAAATAACCTCAACCCCCTTTATCTTGCTGGCCTCCTCAACAAAATACTCGAGATACGGATAAAGTGCGGGCTCTCCTTGTCCATCCAAATGCAATTCAATTTTATCCCCTTTGAATTCAATTAACTTTCTAATCTCTTCAATCATGTAATCCGGATCCACTATGAAGTCTGTCTTTCTCGTTTTACTCTTTCTACCTTCATCTACACTGCAGAAAACACAGTTCAGATTGCATCCAGAGATGCACCTTATCTGCAAAAGATTTGTTCCCCTGTCTATTATTCCGAATGCTGAATGCCCAAAGAGCGGTATTCCACTCTCTTTTGTAACAAAAACCAGTTCTCTGCCGGTAATTCTATTTATGATCTTTTTGTTTTCATATGTAGAAATTATGTATTCATTTGAATATTTTTTAGAAAGCCTTTCATAGTCTTTTTTTGGAATCCTGATCTCTATTATGTTCCTAAGAACAAAAATCTTCTCTTCCTTACTTTCTCTTTCCTCTAACATCTTCTTTCATCGATTTAAGGGTCTTTTCTCCCTCTTCTGTGAGTCTATAATTGTTACTGATAGTCGAAACAAGGCCATCATCGATCAGTTCAGTCAAAATACCTTCCAATGTGTTGAGGGGAAGCCTTATCTTTTTTGCAATCCCTTCTTTAGTCGTTTCTCCTTTCTGCAGAACTTCCATCAGTCTCAGTTTATTAGGATTCGACGCGATGGAGCCGATCTTCACGATCTAATTTCAGTCTCAAATATTATTAATGCTTTCTCTTCCTATGAAGTTTGGAATTTTGGGGATGTAAATTGAGTAATTGCAAATTTGCAACAAAAACTTTATAAACTATCATTACAATATATTGTTGGGGGTGAGAGCCAAGTCGCCAACACCTCAAAAAGGGTTGGGGCAAGTTTTACCAAATTTTTGTTTATTATTTCTGATTTCATTAAAAGTTCTTAACACTCCTTTGAACTTTTGGATTTTTCAAACTCATTGTAGTTGCAAAGTGGGCAAAAAATCCAGGATTTCTTGCTTCGAATTTTGAGAATCCTAATGTCGTGATCTTTGCATGTTTTTGCTGTTACATAAATCGAACCCTTCTGTGGAAGTGGAAGACTAAATTTGCAGTCTGGATATCCTGAACAGCCTATGAATCTTTTTCCAGCTCTTGATTTTCTTATTAATATCTCTTTTCCGCAATTTGGACACTTTCCGATTATTTTATCCTTTTTTAATCCTTCTTTGAGCTTAGTGGCTACATTGTCTTCATGAATATTTTTCAGAATTTCAAGGAGCATTTTTCTTGACTCTGAGACGACTTCTGACTCACTTTTAGTTCCCTCTGCAATCTTGTCCATCTCATCTTCAAGTTTTGCAGTCATTTCAGGAAGCGTTATGGTTTCTGCTTTATCCTTGAGAACATCGATAACAGAAAATGCTATCTGGGTTGGACGATATGGATTTCCGTCTATATATCCCCTGCTAAGCAGTTTTTTAATTATCTCATGTCTTGTGGACTTAGTCCCAAGATTTAGCTTTTCCATAAGTTTTATTAGCGTTGAAGGGCTGAACCTTGGTGGAGGTTTGGTCTCTTTTTCTTGAATTTTTTTATTCATGATCCGGATGGTTTCACCAACTCTTAGCACCGGAAGTCGAATCTCTTCAGCCTTTGAATAATTGTATATCTCTCTCCATCCGGGTTTGATGAGCTCTCTTCCTCCAGCAATAAATCTAACACCGTTACTATCAAGTTCAACACTTCTTATTTCCCAGATAGCATTTTCGGCAAGTGTAGCAAGGAATCTTCTGACTATAAGCTCGTATATTTTCCATTCATTTGCACTGAGTTCATTGCGTTTAGCAACTGCAGTGGGATAAATTGGTGGATGGTCCGTTGTCTCTTTTTTCCCTCTTGAAGGGACTATTTCTTTTTGACTAAGGACAATTTTTGCTTCCTTAGCAAAATCACTATTTAAAAAAGCTTTTGCTATTTCCAAAAGGTTTAGAGACGCTGGGTAGACAGTGTTATCCGTTCTTGGATAGCTGATATAGCCATTTATGTATAAATTCTCAGCAATGCTCATTGCCATATGAGGTGGTATGAAATTGGATGCAACCCGGAGAAATTCTGTTGTGTTGAAGGGTATCGGCTTTGCCTCTGCTCGAGTAATTGATTTGAAATTCTTGACTATCGCATTCTCTCCAACTTTCGATAGGACTTTTTTTGCCTCATTAATGTCCTTATATCTTTCAGGATGCTTTGCTAAGAAATTTTTAAGATCTATAAAAATCTCATAGTATTTTTTAGGCTTGAAATTCTCAATCTCTTTCTCTCTTTCAATTATTAGCCTTAAAGTCGGAGTTTGCACTCTACCAACACTTAGAAAATCCTTTCCAAGCCTACCAGAGCTCAAAGAAATAAATCTCGTAAGAACAGCTCCCCATATTAGGTCAATCTTTTGTCTTGCGAGTGCTGAGTTTGCGAGATTGAAGTCAACCTTTGCTGGAGAATTGAAGGCCTTTAGTATCTCCTCCTTTGTGATGGCACTAAATCTAGCTCTATCAACTTTTAAATCATCTCTTGCTATTATCTCGAGCGCCTCAACCCCTATAAGTTCTCCTTCTCGATCGAAATCTGTGGCAATTGTCACACGCTCTGCTTTTTTCGCAAGTTCTTTCAGCAAGGAGATTATCTCTTTTTCTTTTTCTTCTTTTATAAAATCTGCATTAATTAAATCTAAAAGCTTTGTCTTTGTCCAGCTTCTGAATTTCTTGGGAAAATCAAGCTCTAAAATATGCCCTTTGAGCCCAATAACATATGCATCTCCTGAAGGGGAGTGATAATAAGAAATTTTGCCCTTCTTTAAAGTTTTTACATCTTTAAAAAGTATTTTGGCTATTCTTTCTGCAGCGTTCTGCTTTTCGGTGATTATGAGCCAACTCATGTTAGAATCCTAATTTGAAGTCTCTTCGCTTCCTTTCGATGAATTTCAAGACTGTAGAGTGCTGAGCACCGTTTATAAGCATGTTTATTGCTTCTCTTGCAATAGTAACATTTTCAAAGTCCCCAATAATCGAAACAAAGTTGTTGTAAATGCTAAGATTCACATTTAGCATGTCTTCAATTTGTTTTTTCATAGTGCCTTCTTTTCCTATAATTCTGCCCAAAATTCTCTGCATAGCTTTTTCTGGGATTAGCTGGGATAGATCGATAGATTCGAATATTAGGTCTTCATTTTCGAGGAGCTTCAGGCTTATTTCTGGACTAAAACCTCTCGAAATTGCTGTTATAACGTTTTTCACCTTCATCAGACTTAAACTGTCCGGACAGTCAACTATCACAACATTTTTTACCACTGAAATTTTGCATCCGCACTTCTCTTCAATTTTCTTCTTATTCTCCCCTTCTTTTCCCAGAATTACCCCAACCCTATCTTCTGGAACTTCAATCTCGAGTCTCATTTCTTTCACCTACAACTTCCGCGTATACCTGATCCTCATCCACTTTCACTCCAAACTTGCGGAAAAATCTAACGAGGTTTCTAATGTCTCTTCTTAAAAATTCATTTGCTTTTGGGTGGTCTATCAAAACAGCTTGACCCATGTCAATTATCACAGGCTCTTCGAGTAGCATTATGTTGTATTCGCTGAGATCAGCATGCACGAGTTCTGCAACCTGATAAAGCTTTTTCAGGTTTTCCATAATTTCATCGAATATACCATCTACGTCGAGTTCAGCCAGTTCTTTGCCTATTTCAGCAAGAGTTGGGGCAGGAATCTCATTTTGTCCAATGAATTCCATTAAAATAACATTTTTAAGAAAAGCATAGGGTCTTGGAACACGAACACCGCTCTCAAAAGCTCTTTCAAGATTTCTGAATTCTTTTTCTGTCCAAAGGTAAATTTTATCCTTCGGAGCAACTCTGTAATCGAATCTTCGGTCACCAAAAATGTATTCGTCCATTTTGTCAAATGAGCTCGTTTCAATTCGGTAAATCTTTACAGCCATCGGCACAACTTTGCCCTCGAATATTCCATCTGCATAGAAAACATTTGCTTCTTTGCCCGTGCTCACAACACCTCCCATCGCTTTTATGAACTTCGTTGATAGCTTATAAAGAACCTTGAGGGTTCTTGTGTCAAGAACTTCTGCATAGATCTTTCTGTCTTCTTCACCTATCTCCTTTATCCTGAGTTTGTCAAGAAGCCTGTCAAAGTTTTCGATGCAATTCCTACGGCTAAGATCTTATAAATTTACCCCT
Coding sequences within:
- the lonB gene encoding ATP-dependent protease LonB, which translates into the protein MNEIKELLGGLEFEDTREIKVPEKLIDQVIGQDHAVEAIKKAAVQKRHVMLIGSPGTGKSMLAKAMAELLPKEELEDILCYPNPQDPNQPKIKLVPAGKGKEIVEAYKQEAMKKAQARNFMVITLIFMVILYVAIVDPKNFIWGLIAGLLLLMVSRYFIPREERNVPKLLVDNSERKTAPFEDATGAHAGALFGDVRHDPFQSGGLETPAHERVEAGAIHRAHKGVLYIDEINTLTIESQQKLLTALQDKKFPITGQSERSSGAMVRTEPVPCDFILVAAGNLDALMGMHPALRSRIEGYGYEIYMNDTMPDTPENRQKIVRFVAQEVVKDGKIPHFDKFAVAEIVREAMRRAGRRNHLTLRLRELGGLIRTAGDIAKSEGAEIVRLEHVLKAKKIAKTVEEQLADRYIERRKDYKLFLTEGYEVGRVNGLAVIGESAGIVLPIIAEITPAMSKSEGKVIATGRLQEIAREAVMNVSAIIKKIIGKDTSNFDIHIQFVGTYEGVEGDSASISVATAVISAIENIPVDQSVAMTGSLSVRGDVLPVGGVTQKIEAAIQAGLKKVIIPKGNSDDVLLDSEHEGKIEIIPVSRIEEVLEHALADSEKKIKLIEKFKEYNYALAS
- a CDS encoding inositol-3-phosphate synthase; its protein translation is MKLWMIGAYGIVSTTAMAGAKAIENGLVDKTGLVTALPYFKLLDEVVPFEFDFGGHEIRMLPNAFVALKEHWDQNKHFEYELLEKVQKDLSEIVAKKGTALNCGSGLMALGSLQTLEDENLSLREIVDRICRDMKEFADRNTVVVNVASTEPLPKLNEKFHTSIEGFEEMLDEDRKEFATASMLYAYSAIKLGLPYANFTPSVGSSILALKKLAEEKNVPHAGNDGKTGETLVKTTLAPMFAYRNLKVEGWMSYNILGDYDGKVLAAKDNKESKILSKDRVLEKALGYTPFSITEIEFFPSLVDNKTAFDFIHFRGFLGKLMKFYFIWDAIDAIVASPLVLDIARLLIFAKKNGVGGVVKELAFFFKSPMDCEIVNTHEQFEILKKWFNQLARA
- a CDS encoding winged helix-turn-helix domain-containing protein: MKIGSIASNPNKLRLMEVLQKGETTKEGIAKKIRLPLNTLEGILTELIDDGLVSTISNNYRLTEEGEKTLKSMKEDVRGKRK
- a CDS encoding KH domain-containing protein, with the translated sequence MRLEIEVPEDRVGVILGKEGENKKKIEEKCGCKISVVKNVVIVDCPDSLSLMKVKNVITAISRGFSPEISLKLLENEDLIFESIDLSQLIPEKAMQRILGRIIGKEGTMKKQIEDMLNVNLSIYNNFVSIIGDFENVTIAREAINMLINGAQHSTVLKFIERKRRDFKLGF
- a CDS encoding M42 family metallopeptidase yields the protein MIELIKKLSNAHGISGFEDELREIIKAEVERFADEVRVDSMGNLIATRNGSELEMMISAHMDEIGFVVKQIDDKGFIRFAPIGGWFSQIALAQRVILYGKKKVHGVIGCKPPHLMKDEERKKAIEISDMFIDVGAKNKEEVFNLGINVGTPIALDREVAMLANNRITGKAFDNRVGLAVAIEAFRKSKSRATIQFVATVQEEVGLKGAKTSAFSIEPDVAIAVDSCVSADFPGSESAHMDIGLGRGPVITVVDASGRGLIVSQTVLRWLKETAEKYRIPYQLEVAEGGTTDASAINLTKSGIPAGVISIPARYIHSPVEVVDLIDVENAVELVVRATETVEEYFGVRK
- a CDS encoding PRC-barrel domain-containing protein, producing the protein MKIPARSLSRKTVVLTDGTVVGTLYNITVDFKTGALMNLVVKPTNEIPELRKEEDMYIIPFECVHALKDYIVIDKRKLRM
- a CDS encoding NAD-dependent epimerase/dehydratase family protein, with protein sequence MILVTGGAGFIGSHLVDRLVEIDRVVVLDNLSTGRREFVNDDAELHVVNLAEDDLTNFLKGADEVWHLAANPDVRMGVDKPDDIYKNNVVATYRLLEAMRKANVRKIIFTSTSTVYGEAKQIPTPEEHPTHPISIYGASKLACEALIESYCHTFDFQAYIYRFANVIGKRSTHGVIYDFIKKLRDNPAELEILGNGEQNKSYIYIEDCISAMFVGLKAKGKVNIFNIGSEDQIKVRRIAEIVAEEMGLNPKFRFTGGDRGWKGDVPIMLLSIDKLKALGWKPKLGSEEAVRKTVRDLLDEEH
- a CDS encoding radical SAM protein codes for the protein MLEERESKEEKIFVLRNIIEIRIPKKDYERLSKKYSNEYIISTYENKKIINRITGRELVFVTKESGIPLFGHSAFGIIDRGTNLLQIRCISGCNLNCVFCSVDEGRKSKTRKTDFIVDPDYMIEEIRKLIEFKGDKIELHLDGQGEPALYPYLEYFVEEASKIKGVEVISMQTNGIPLNEKRISELEGKMSRINLSISALSENTAKKLHPGYPLKKVLEIAEIIANSKIDLLIAPVWVPGYNEEEIPKLIEFALNIGAGKRYPPLGIQKYIPYRFGRRVGKSMSFEEFYKKLAEYEKEYGVKLILRPEDFGIEKRPSLKPPFKKGEIYSGKIVAEGRMYGEKLCISNNWSVAVISERKIGDFVKFEVVRTKDGIIVGKEV
- a CDS encoding LSM domain-containing protein; amino-acid sequence: MLPNQMVKSLIGKVIRVEMKGEEHELVGKLEGVDEYMNLFLTNAMECKGDEKLRNLGEIVLRGNNVVIIKPQE
- a CDS encoding DUF1614 domain-containing protein, with translation MRDYIFPPIILPLFLILIVVPFLILVFVFTGSAVFRLLFGVDSEKSLLLLGMIVIGSLINVPLYQRRGIELVQRYEIFGFIYSIRSRKKLIVAVNIGGCVIPVILSMKLLLDIYDLISPLFLIGAFLLSSIIIYGFARPIVGVGIVIPMLIPPIIATIASYIALSLSDAPMILLPKLSFLIGVLSTLFGADILHLKEIEKVGYGVISIGGAGTFDGIFLTGIFAVLFSVLFI
- a CDS encoding DNA topoisomerase I, translating into MSWLIITEKQNAAERIAKILFKDVKTLKKGKISYYHSPSGDAYVIGLKGHILELDFPKKFRSWTKTKLLDLINADFIKEEKEKEIISLLKELAKKAERVTIATDFDREGELIGVEALEIIARDDLKVDRARFSAITKEEILKAFNSPAKVDFNLANSALARQKIDLIWGAVLTRFISLSSGRLGKDFLSVGRVQTPTLRLIIEREKEIENFKPKKYYEIFIDLKNFLAKHPERYKDINEAKKVLSKVGENAIVKNFKSITRAEAKPIPFNTTEFLRVASNFIPPHMAMSIAENLYINGYISYPRTDNTVYPASLNLLEIAKAFLNSDFAKEAKIVLSQKEIVPSRGKKETTDHPPIYPTAVAKRNELSANEWKIYELIVRRFLATLAENAIWEIRSVELDSNGVRFIAGGRELIKPGWREIYNYSKAEEIRLPVLRVGETIRIMNKKIQEKETKPPPRFSPSTLIKLMEKLNLGTKSTRHEIIKKLLSRGYIDGNPYRPTQIAFSVIDVLKDKAETITLPEMTAKLEDEMDKIAEGTKSESEVVSESRKMLLEILKNIHEDNVATKLKEGLKKDKIIGKCPNCGKEILIRKSRAGKRFIGCSGYPDCKFSLPLPQKGSIYVTAKTCKDHDIRILKIRSKKSWIFCPLCNYNEFEKSKSSKEC
- a CDS encoding MarR family transcriptional regulator, producing MTDFQIVDTREEILKILDQKGEILQKDLWKELKIDSSKCSRILRKLEKEGLIRRVEVVVDGVKTFKIVSSKFEEKKAEEDRLDLRTVMDRMEQIARLPPCYGCLELECEAERCLKLEVWFLKVCKFG